Proteins encoded within one genomic window of Esox lucius isolate fEsoLuc1 chromosome 12, fEsoLuc1.pri, whole genome shotgun sequence:
- the uhrf1bp1 gene encoding UHRF1-binding protein 1 isoform X1 translates to MAGIIKKQILKHLSRFTKNLSPDKINLSTLKGEGQLSNLELDEEVLQNMLDLPTWLAVTRVYCNKAAIRIQWTKLKTSPICLFLDKVEVEMSTCEEPRAPNGPSPIAITAGQSEYGFAEKVVEGMSVIINSITIKVQSRAFHASFELWQLQGNSLNPKWQKTDLRYTRITDPKRGEVLTFKEINWQSLRIEADAIESEDQDLGSTPIRLITNQGRIRIALKRRVKDCNVLASKLLFILDDLLWVLTDSQLKAVIHYAKSLSEVMEKSAQQRKSMAAESLQTAPPSPGIHNLWTNSSAPASGGVPSTLDQYFDQHDVKESSYHTFISRLDLHICNDSSSADPDEPPAPGSQGAMQLTFRKLGFDYYPIHRPGDGCQHWERHCGAMEVRAQWAGRILQDLQRRVEVSGIPGPHSELHNQAKDSPVKRAHDGQPTPKSSPPERNQSSTKNSKVSPPQGNVLKRLRSSCVVVRIDDLDIHQVSTGGRHSKKTQSLLSCNRKALNLADNVPAIHLQFTEYYFPDNPGLPVPNTNLYAQLNGLLLRLDPASLLWVNLFSRGLLQTLEQVKAFYHLQDSSKAEEHVDIRVDAAQIKLIIPLESTIMDHQDRPRSLSVILPQTVLSNTRHSPSGTRADLSATYSSFSACPFFQSTPPCSFPRDQSTFLPLPSAFLQHSLEVEPGSERRPLKALDVWSLSLCRLSMSFDGARKSNKGRAHPFLEPFTMSVWMCRPSAFKGASLVSSPGDTAPMQSNHVSSAQDNHNQERKDEPPAASIHFLAQAITPVRVWLNHYQYVALLRLKDTLARLGGELGRDIRDAKQARGQKADPPTVCLALLMDSVELGLLLPPAATEPEEEAHTLGSDSASLTDPDLSPIHQATSPGPLEDSGIGNGPATVNSSPPPDQEVDGVVEEACEAVEGMEGEATQKDGVGLVPSPPFSPEHHPALMSRDPSTFSLEGELSSALTATKDVTKDAISASLDLTKGAFSITKDAFSFMSRGSGMSKLFSPQAKEQRPEEASPLASLRLQSMKQSLSQHSFDSAILDGSLPDDHLSVDSDISENFVLLMDGNSPKIQSVSSTPSTMDSKRTLYQKKSDVESTMRPSSTSGPVTGGASPALGTEEGSSADLSSSLSQSIEDIAQDAASVLLLLLSGTACVVDMKGGDLVVAAEALDLTPRQMGNVRVSDLLAGLVPAPGGSHVGQRQGCGAAPVVGMRVEMGPSAARHGALSALVGHLELGVQGCRAELLASTLATLGPFLEDELSADIQPMRIHLDNVTITLKDDGPKVYPTAPQPQPVTFTVEQVVLERSDDGRLTIRGGEGPVSRDYADGAVVRVLSDTSCPVRQQQVSSLSLESQLSEAQLALSQALTDRDRLLLEVRKYNPTFDR, encoded by the exons GTTCACCAAGAACCTGTCCCCAGACAAGATCAACCTGAGCACATTGAAGGGGGAAGGCCAGCTGTCTAATCTGGAGCTTGATGAGGAGGTACTGCAGAACATGCTGGATCTGCCCACCTGGTTGGCTGTCACCCGTGTCTACTGCAACAAGGCTGCAATTAGG ATACAATGGACGAAGTTGAAGACCAGTCCTATCTGCCTG TTCCTGGACAAGGTGGAGGTGGAAATGAGCACATGTGAGGAGCCCCGCGCACCAAATGGTCCCTCTCCTATTGCCATCACTGCTGGCCAGAG TGAATACGGCTTTGCTGAGAAGGTGGTGGAGGGTATGTCTGTCATCATCAATTCCATCACCATTAAGGTGCAGTCCCGTGCCTTCCACGCCTCTTTTGAGCTCTGGCAACTCCAGGGCAACAGTCTCAACCCCAAATGGCAAAAGACTGACCTTCGCTACACCCGCATCACCGACCCTAAGAGGGGAGAG GTGTTGACGTTTAAGGAGATCAACTGGCAGAGTCTGCGGATTGAAGCTGATGCCATAGAGAGTGAGGACCAGGATCTGGGCAGTACCCCAATACGCCTCATTACTAATCAGGGACGCATCCGCATTGCTCTGAAGCGTAGG GTGAAGGACTGTAATGTACTAGCCTCTAAGCTGCTCTTCATCCTGGATGACTTGCTGTGGGTGCTAACAGACTCTCAGCTCAAAGCTGTCATCCACTACGCCAAGTCCCTGAGTGAGGTCATGGAAAAGTCTGCCCAGCAGAGGAAGAGCATGGCTGCAGAGTCTCTGCAG ACCGCCCCCCCGTCCCCTGGTATCCACAATCTGTGGACTAACTCTTCAGCCCCTGCCAGTGGGGGCGTACCCAGTACGCTGGACCAGTATTTTGATCAACACGACGTCAAAGAGTCCTCCTACCACACATTCATCTCTCGCCTAGACCTGCACATATGCAACGACAGCTCCTCCGCAGACCCTG ATGAACCTCCAGCTCCAGGTTCCCAGGGTGCAATGCAGCTGACCTTCCGCAAGCTGGGTTTTGACTACTATCCCATCCATCGGCCTG GTGATGGCTGTCAGCACTGGGAGCGTCACTGTGGGGCAATGGAGGTACGAGCCCAGTGGGCTGGCAGAATACTGCAGGACCTCCAGAGGAGGGTGGAGGTATCAGGTATACCTGGTCCACACTCTGAGCTCCACAACCAGGCCAAGGACTCCCCCGTGAAGAGGGCGCACG ATGGGCAGCCCACCCCCAAATCCAGTCCCCCAGAAAGGAATCAGAGCTCCACGAAGAACTCAAAGGTATCTCCTCCCCAAGGGAACGTTCTGAAGAGACTCCGCTCAAGCTGTGTGGTGGTACGAATTGACGACCTAGATATCCATCAG GTGTCTACAGGGGGCCGCCACAGCAAGAAGACCCAGTCTTTATTATCTTGTAACCGCAAGGCACTGAATCTAGCAGATAATGTTCCTGCCATCCACCTGCAGTTCACAGAGTATTACTTTCCTGACAATCCCGGCTTGCCTG TCCCCAACACTAACCTGTATGCCCAGCTGAACGGCCTGCTGCTGCGCCTGGACCCAGCCAGTCTGCTGTGGGTCAACCTGTTCTCTAGAGGCTTGCTACAGACCCTGGAGCAGGTCAAAGCCTTCTACCACCTCCAGGACAGCAGCAAGGCCGAGGAGCATGTGGACATCCGTGTGGACGCAGCACAGATTAAG CTCATCATTCCCCTAGAGTCCACCATCATGGACCACCAGGACCGGCCCCGCTCCCTGAGCGTCATCCTCCCCCAGACAGTCCTCAGCAATACCCGCCACTCCCCCAGCGGCACCCGGGCCGACCTCAGCGCCACCTACAGCAGCTTCTCCGCCTGCCCCTTCTTTCAGTCCACTCCCCCCTGCTCCTTCCCCCGAGACCAGAGCACCTTCCTCCCCCTGCCCTCTGCCTTCCTCCAGCACTCCCTGGAGGTGGAGCCTGGGTCCGAGAGAAGGCCTCTCAAGGCCCTGGATGTCTGGTCCCTGAGTCTCTGCCGCCTGTCCATGAGCTTTGATGGGGCGCGGAAAAGCAACAAGGGCAGAGCTCACCCCTTTCTGGAGCCTTTCACcatgtctgtgtggatgtgtcgtCCTTCTGCATTCAAGGGTGCGTCCCTGGTCTCGTCTCCTGGTGACACAGCTCCCATGCAGTCAAACCATGTGTCCTCAGCGCAGGACAACCACAACCAGGAAAGGAAGGATGAGCCTCCAGCAGCCTCCATCCACTTCCTGGCCCAGGCCATTACACCGGTCAGGGTGTGGCTCAACCACTACCAGTACGTGGCCCTGCTGCGGCTGAAGGACACCCTGGCCAGGCTGGGGGGCGAGCTGGGCCGGGACATCAGGGATGCCAAGCAGGCCCGGGGCCAGAAGGCGGACCCGCCGACCGTGTGCCTGGCCCTCCTGATGGACTCTGTTGAGCTGGGCCTGCTGCTGCCACCCGCCGCCACCGAGCCTGAGGAGGAAGCTCACACCCTGGGGTCCGACAGCGCCAGCCTCACAGACCCGGACCTCTCCCCCATTCACCAGGCTACCTCGCCAGGCCCTCTAGAGGACAGCGGGATTGGAAATGGACCTGCCACTGTCAACAGCTCCCCCCCCCCTGACCAGGAGGTGGATGGTGTGGTGGAGGAGGCATGTGAGGCAGTAGAAGGTATGGAGGGGGAGGCGACCCAGAAGGACGGCGTAGGTcttgtcccctctcctcccttctcccctgAACACCATCCCGCCCTCATGTCCAGGGACCCGTCCACCTTCAGCTTGGAGGGAGAGCTGTCCAGCGCCCTCACCGCCACTAAGGACGTCACTAAAGATGCCATAAGTGCCTCCCTGGACCTGACTAAAGGGGCGTTCTCCATCACAAAAGATGCCTTTAGCTTCATGAGTCGCGGGTCGGGGATGAGCAAGCTGTTCTCTCCACAGGCCAA gGAGCAGCGGCCTGAGGAGGCGTCCCCCTTGGCCAGTCTGAGGCTCCAGTCCATGAAGCAGTCTCTCTCCCAGCACTCATTTGACAGCGCCATCCTGGATGGAAGTCTGCCTGATGACCATCTCTCAGTGGACAGTGACATCAGCGAGAATTTTGTCCTCCTCATGGATGGTAACTCCCCAAAAATACAATCAGTCTCTTCAACACCATCCACCATGGACAGCAAAAGGACGTTGTATCAAAAAA AGTCTGACGTGGAGTCCACGATGAGACCCAGCAGCACCTCGGGGCCCGTGACCGGCGGAGCCAGTCCTGCCCTGGGGACCGAGGAGGGATCATCGGCTGACCTGAGCAGCTCCCTGTCCCAGAGCATCGAGGACATCGCTCAAGACGCC GCCTCggtgttgttgctgctgctcaGTGGGACAGCCTGTGTGGTGGATATGAAGGGAGGGGACCTGGTGGTGGCAGCGGAGGCCCTGGATCTCACCCCCCGGCAGATGGGCAATGTCAGGGTCTCTGACCTGCTGGCCGGTCTGGTGCCAG CTCCAGGTGGGTCCCACGTGGGCCAGAGACAGGGCTGCGGGGCAGCTCCCGTCGTGGGCATGCGTGTGGAGATGGGGCCCTCCGCCGCACGGCACGGGGCCCTGTCTGCGTTGGTGGGTCATCTGGAGCTGGGCGTGCAGGGCTGTCGGGCGGAGCTCTTGGCCTCTACCCTGGCAACTCTGGGGCCCTTCCTGGAGGACGAGCTCAGCGCTGACATCCAGCCAATGAGGATCCACCTGGACAACGTCACCATCACTCTGAAG GATGACGGGCCCAAGGTCTACCCTACAGCCCCCCAGCCCCAACCCGTCACCTTCACCGTGGAGCAGGTGGTCCTGGAGCGCTCTGATGATGGCAGGTTAACAATCAGAG GTGGTGAAGGCCCGGTCTCCAGAGACTATGCAGATGGTGCAGTGGTACGGGTCTTGTCAGACACTTCTTGTCCTGTTCGACAACAGCAGGTCTCG AGTCTGTCCCTGGAGTCCCAGCTTTCGGAGGCTCAGTTGGCCCTCTCTCAAGCCCTCACCGACCGAGACCGTCTCCTCCTGGAGGTCAGGAAGTACAACCCCACGTTTGACCGGTGA